The following coding sequences lie in one Niabella agricola genomic window:
- a CDS encoding gliding motility lipoprotein GldH: protein MNRFVSVLLIISTSVVFSCKQIEVRERVADIPRHEWKKKSPAIVELDITDSASYQLYLILRHTQQYRYNNLVASISVKDTAGHPVSTLRVNASLVTPSGKWGGSNIDDLYDHRIRLNVPVVLKKNRYRFTISQLMKDDPLLFMLNAGIGVEKITETRH from the coding sequence ATGAATCGGTTCGTTTCTGTTTTATTGATTATTTCCACCAGTGTTGTTTTCTCCTGTAAACAGATTGAGGTAAGAGAGCGGGTGGCAGATATCCCCCGGCATGAATGGAAAAAAAAATCCCCGGCTATCGTTGAACTGGACATTACCGACTCTGCCTCTTACCAGCTTTACCTGATCCTGCGTCATACCCAGCAGTACCGCTATAACAATCTTGTAGCATCCATTTCCGTTAAAGATACCGCCGGCCACCCTGTTTCCACCCTCCGGGTAAACGCCTCGCTGGTAACCCCTTCCGGAAAATGGGGCGGCAGCAATATTGATGATCTCTACGATCACCGGATCCGTTTAAACGTACCCGTTGTTTTAAAGAAGAACCGCTACCGGTTTACTATCAGCCAACTGATGAAGGACGATCCGCTGCTCTTTATGTTAAATGCAGGTATCGGCGTTGAAAAAATCACAGAAACCCGGCATTAG
- a CDS encoding DUF2062 domain-containing protein: protein MKPDIPIIPADISERFSALGVCVMIPTYNNASSIEQVIASVLQYTSQVIVINDGSTDTTPQILEKFPQITVVSYSPNKGKGMALRTGFKKALEQEYRYAITIDSDGQHFAKDLPLFLDRLETSGPALIMGSRNMAATDNVPGKSSFGHKFSNFWFKVETGIDCPDTQTGYRLYPLEPISRMRLFTRKYELEIEVIVRLAWAGVPVTSVPITVYYPPKEERITHFRPFKDFSRISVLNTVLVLIAFLYIKPRDFFRRFTKKNWKQELKRLLLNPGESTITKANSMAFGIFMGIVPIWGFQLLVGIPLAHWMRLNKALFILAANISIPPMIPLIVFLSYKMGKPWMGSRAVDISFSKQLTLKYIGQNLEQYLYGSVTLAIAAAILFWLATFLVLKIAAGQKERR, encoded by the coding sequence GTGAAACCAGATATTCCTATCATACCTGCTGATATCTCAGAACGTTTTTCCGCATTGGGTGTATGTGTGATGATCCCCACCTATAACAATGCATCGAGCATTGAGCAGGTGATCGCATCAGTACTTCAATATACATCGCAGGTGATCGTGATTAATGATGGCTCTACGGATACCACACCGCAGATCCTAGAAAAATTTCCGCAGATCACCGTAGTATCCTATTCACCCAATAAGGGAAAAGGCATGGCCCTGCGCACCGGATTTAAAAAAGCCCTTGAGCAGGAATACCGGTATGCCATTACCATCGATTCGGATGGGCAGCATTTTGCCAAAGACCTGCCGCTCTTTCTCGATCGGCTGGAAACCAGCGGTCCGGCATTGATCATGGGCAGCAGGAACATGGCGGCCACTGATAATGTTCCGGGCAAAAGTAGTTTTGGACATAAATTCTCCAATTTCTGGTTTAAGGTAGAAACGGGCATCGACTGTCCGGATACCCAAACCGGTTACCGGCTGTACCCCCTGGAACCCATCAGCCGCATGCGGTTATTCACCCGTAAATACGAACTGGAAATTGAAGTGATCGTACGACTGGCCTGGGCCGGGGTACCGGTAACTTCAGTCCCCATCACTGTTTATTACCCTCCGAAGGAAGAGCGCATTACCCATTTCAGACCATTTAAGGACTTCAGCCGCATCAGTGTATTAAATACCGTACTGGTACTGATTGCCTTTTTATATATAAAGCCACGTGATTTTTTCCGGCGGTTTACAAAAAAAAACTGGAAACAAGAGTTGAAGCGATTGCTGCTCAATCCGGGTGAATCCACCATTACCAAGGCCAACTCCATGGCTTTTGGCATCTTTATGGGCATTGTGCCCATTTGGGGGTTCCAGTTGCTGGTAGGCATTCCATTAGCACATTGGATGCGATTGAACAAGGCCCTTTTTATCCTTGCGGCCAATATCAGCATTCCGCCCATGATTCCGCTCATCGTTTTCCTAAGTTACAAAATGGGAAAGCCCTGGATGGGTAGCCGCGCAGTAGATATTTCATTCAGCAAGCAACTCACGTTGAAATATATAGGTCAGAACCTGGAACAATATCTTTACGGAAGCGTTACCCTGGCGATTGCTGCGGCCATTCTTTTCTGGCTGGCCACGTTTTTGGTACTGAAGATCGCAGCCGGGCAAAAAGAGAGAAGATGA
- a CDS encoding response regulator transcription factor: MNGDKTATILLVEDEENLHEALKLNLELEGYAVTSAFDGVQAIDAIKNEYFDLVILDIMLPEMDGIAVAETIRLGNNEVPILMLSAKNTSNDKVLGLKKGADDYLTKPFNLEELLLRIQKLINKNQKLQDKSTVGNTYTFGDNIIDFKAQEAVTKYAGKIQLSKKEAMLLKLLIENKNEVVPREKILQAVWGYNVYPTTRTIDNFILNFRKYFEKDSRNPKFFHSVRGVGYKYTE; encoded by the coding sequence ATGAACGGAGACAAAACGGCTACTATCTTATTAGTGGAAGATGAAGAGAACCTTCATGAAGCATTAAAATTAAACCTGGAACTGGAAGGTTATGCCGTTACCTCCGCCTTTGATGGGGTACAAGCTATAGACGCCATAAAAAACGAATACTTCGACCTGGTTATACTGGATATTATGCTGCCGGAGATGGACGGCATTGCTGTTGCTGAAACCATTCGCCTGGGGAATAACGAGGTTCCGATCCTCATGCTGAGCGCCAAAAATACCAGCAATGATAAGGTGCTGGGCCTGAAAAAAGGCGCCGATGACTATCTCACCAAGCCTTTTAACCTTGAAGAGCTCCTGCTGCGCATACAGAAGCTGATCAATAAAAATCAAAAACTGCAGGATAAAAGTACTGTAGGCAACACTTACACTTTTGGAGACAATATCATCGATTTTAAGGCCCAGGAAGCCGTAACCAAGTATGCCGGGAAGATCCAGCTGAGCAAGAAAGAAGCCATGCTGTTAAAGCTCCTCATTGAAAACAAGAACGAGGTAGTACCCCGCGAAAAGATCCTGCAGGCCGTGTGGGGTTATAATGTGTATCCCACCACCCGAACCATCGACAATTTTATCCTGAACTTCAGAAAGTATTTTGAAAAGGACAGCCGCAATCCCAAATTCTTCCACTCGGTAAGAGGCGTGGGATATAAGTACACAGAGTAA
- a CDS encoding sensor histidine kinase: protein MEKKRKRYSRRATILFYLLVVYILAALVWWFISLEQQNNRLHQSKIEHLNIAEPDTRSAHYKEQLSGLQDEYRRNRVKYAGEGIVFLGLILVGALFIYRYITQQARLQQQQQNFTMAVTHELKTPIAVATLNLETLLKHNLDENKRRKLIAMTLEETARLHFLTNNILVSAQLEGQDRKISKEDLDLSNLLADRVAEFEKRFHDRRFEAVIDPDADIKGDPLLLQILINNLIENALKYSSKDGAVFIRLSKQPQAVIVSVTDEGPGIPEEEKKKIFTKFYRIGNESTRKKQGTGLGLYLCDKIAKDHNADISVTNHEPNGSTFAVKFYT from the coding sequence ATGGAAAAAAAACGGAAACGATACTCAAGGAGGGCGACCATTCTGTTTTATTTACTGGTAGTATATATCCTGGCTGCACTGGTTTGGTGGTTCATTTCCCTGGAACAACAGAACAACCGGCTCCACCAGTCAAAGATCGAGCATTTAAATATAGCTGAACCTGATACCCGTTCGGCACATTATAAAGAACAGCTCAGCGGTCTGCAGGATGAGTACCGGCGTAACCGGGTCAAATATGCAGGAGAAGGCATCGTATTCCTGGGATTAATCCTTGTAGGCGCCCTCTTTATTTACCGGTATATTACCCAGCAGGCCCGCCTGCAGCAACAACAGCAGAATTTTACCATGGCCGTAACCCATGAGTTAAAAACCCCTATTGCCGTAGCCACCCTTAACCTCGAAACCCTTTTAAAACACAACCTGGATGAAAATAAGCGACGCAAGCTGATTGCGATGACCCTGGAAGAAACCGCGCGGCTTCATTTCCTCACTAACAATATCCTGGTGTCTGCGCAACTGGAAGGACAGGACCGGAAGATCAGCAAGGAAGACCTCGATCTTTCCAATCTGCTGGCCGACCGGGTAGCAGAATTCGAAAAACGGTTTCACGACCGTCGCTTTGAAGCGGTGATCGATCCGGATGCCGATATAAAGGGCGATCCCCTGTTGCTGCAGATCCTGATCAACAATCTTATTGAAAATGCGCTTAAATACAGCTCTAAGGATGGAGCCGTTTTTATCCGTCTGAGCAAACAACCGCAGGCCGTTATCGTATCGGTAACCGACGAAGGACCGGGCATCCCCGAGGAAGAGAAAAAAAAGATCTTTACAAAATTTTACCGCATCGGTAATGAGTCTACACGTAAAAAACAGGGCACCGGACTGGGACTTTATTTATGTGATAAAATTGCCAAAGATCACAATGCAGACATTTCAGTGACAAATCATGAACCGAACGGGAGTACTTTTGCGGTTAAGTTTTATACTTAG
- a CDS encoding UDP-3-O-(3-hydroxymyristoyl)glucosamine N-acyltransferase, whose protein sequence is MRFENPVPLSEIATLIAARIVGDPNATATGINEIHQVEKGDLVFVDHPKYYDAAIHSAASYIIINADREVPEDKALLIVEEPFEAYLKIVFTFRPFRPSLSLVAATAQIGPGTVIMPNVYLGNHVTIGANCVIYPNVTIMDYCTVGDDVVIQSGTVIGSDAFYYNKKTNRPVHYKRMTSCGTVEIETGVEIGAGCTIDRGVTGVTRIGAGTKMDNLVHIGHDTLVGKNCLFAAQVGIAGASVIEDEVILWGQVGVSKTLTIGKGAVVNAQSGVPSSLEGGKIYFGSPAVPAHEKKKELVWIKRIPQIWDQLNKSESSS, encoded by the coding sequence ATGCGATTTGAAAATCCTGTTCCGCTTTCAGAAATAGCAACGTTGATCGCTGCAAGAATTGTTGGCGATCCCAACGCCACAGCAACGGGTATCAACGAGATTCACCAGGTGGAAAAAGGCGACCTTGTTTTTGTAGATCACCCTAAATATTACGATGCGGCTATTCATTCGGCAGCCAGTTACATCATCATTAATGCAGACCGGGAAGTGCCCGAAGACAAAGCGTTGCTGATTGTTGAAGAGCCGTTTGAGGCCTATCTGAAAATCGTATTCACCTTCCGCCCGTTCCGTCCTTCCTTGAGCCTGGTTGCCGCAACGGCGCAGATAGGACCGGGTACGGTTATTATGCCCAATGTATACCTGGGCAATCATGTTACCATTGGTGCCAATTGTGTCATCTACCCCAACGTAACCATTATGGACTATTGTACGGTTGGGGACGATGTAGTGATCCAAAGCGGAACGGTTATTGGCAGCGATGCCTTTTATTACAATAAAAAAACCAACCGCCCCGTCCATTATAAACGCATGACCAGTTGTGGCACCGTGGAAATAGAAACCGGTGTAGAAATTGGTGCGGGTTGTACCATCGACCGGGGAGTTACGGGTGTAACGCGGATCGGGGCCGGTACAAAAATGGATAACCTGGTGCATATCGGACACGACACCCTGGTGGGAAAAAATTGTTTATTTGCCGCCCAGGTCGGGATCGCCGGTGCATCTGTCATTGAAGATGAGGTGATCTTATGGGGCCAGGTGGGGGTAAGTAAAACATTGACCATCGGCAAAGGGGCGGTGGTCAATGCACAAAGTGGAGTGCCTTCTTCCCTGGAAGGCGGAAAGATTTATTTTGGCAGCCCGGCTGTTCCCGCACACGAGAAAAAGAAGGAACTGGTTTGGATTAAACGGATCCCGCAGATATGGGATCAGTTAAATAAAAGCGAATCATCCAGTTAG
- a CDS encoding glycoside hydrolase family 3 N-terminal domain-containing protein translates to MKSLRLFLLLTTLYCLPCIAHAQRSNLPAAKWVDSVYKSLSKDQRIAQLIIVRAHSNKGADHIAAVANDIKKYNIGALCFFQGGPIRQANLTNYYQQLAKTPLMITIDGEYGLGMRLDSVIKFPYQMTVGAVTDTALAYEMGLAVGKQHKRLGVHVNYAPVVDINNNPNNPVIGFRSFGEDKYKVARMGVAYMRGMQDAGIMASAKHFPGHGDVAVDSHLDLPVINKTVDQLQELELYPFKELIKAGVQSVMIGHLFVPAIDNTAHRATSISKNAVTGLLRNQLGFKGLTFTDALEMKGVAKYFPGGTIAVEALIAGNDMLCLPESVAGTIKAVNEAIKKKRLNWKELEAKVKRVLLAKYNLGLNHLDPVNTGHLTEDLNEATNSVREKIARQALTVVRLINPDGFRNEFFARPLAGKKIAYVGFNDAGSTALAQRLKQDLNADIYYIRYKETAGQGGMIVKKVVEGKYDAVILGFHDVALRKGSSNFGISQTALQNWQQLNQKNAVTVVFGNPLSLGSFCMAKSLVAAYEDDTVFQNVAADWLSSRFNAAGTLPVTVCNWKYGTGVIQKGTDVSYMQPVSDARFASVDSIAEEGIKKKAYPGCVVLAAKDGEIVYHKAFGNYAYDSLEPTALNSIFDLASVTKVSATTVSVMKLYEEGKINLKKKLEDYLPWTKKTSKAKLTLEDIILHQAGMVPFIPFYKQTLNPDGTVRPDLYRSTATEGFTTQVARNLYIRNDYKDTIWKTILESPVETPGKKYVYSDNDFWFLGKIVEAISGMPLETYVQKTFYEPLHMATTGYHPLERFPSDRIVPTESETGFRNQLIWGTVHDEGAALGGGVAGHAGLFSDAYDLGKLYQMLLNGGELNGQRFLKWETIQYFTGYHSAISRRGYGFDKPEKDHATSNDPYPSRYASLQTYGHTGFTGTCVWVDPRYNIVYIFLSNRVYPTRNSPGLGRLSIRGRIQDALYKALIPSL, encoded by the coding sequence ATGAAGAGCCTGAGATTGTTTTTGCTGCTTACAACCCTGTACTGCCTGCCCTGCATTGCTCATGCCCAGCGGAGCAATCTCCCGGCAGCCAAATGGGTAGACAGCGTGTATAAAAGTCTGAGCAAGGATCAGCGCATTGCTCAACTGATTATTGTGAGAGCACATTCCAATAAGGGCGCAGATCATATTGCGGCGGTTGCCAATGACATCAAAAAGTACAATATAGGAGCGCTTTGTTTTTTCCAGGGCGGTCCCATCCGACAGGCCAACCTTACCAATTATTATCAGCAACTGGCCAAAACACCGCTGATGATCACTATCGATGGTGAATATGGACTGGGAATGCGCCTGGACAGTGTTATTAAATTTCCTTACCAGATGACGGTTGGCGCTGTTACAGATACGGCCCTTGCTTATGAAATGGGGCTGGCAGTAGGTAAACAGCATAAGCGGCTGGGGGTACATGTAAATTACGCTCCGGTTGTCGACATCAACAATAATCCCAATAACCCAGTAATCGGGTTCCGTTCTTTTGGGGAAGACAAGTATAAAGTGGCCCGGATGGGTGTGGCCTATATGCGAGGAATGCAGGATGCGGGGATTATGGCCAGTGCCAAACATTTCCCCGGGCACGGAGATGTGGCGGTTGATTCACACCTGGATCTGCCGGTGATCAATAAAACCGTAGACCAGCTGCAGGAGCTTGAACTGTATCCCTTTAAAGAGCTGATCAAAGCCGGCGTACAAAGCGTAATGATCGGGCATTTGTTTGTTCCTGCTATTGACAACACCGCGCACCGGGCTACCTCTATCTCAAAGAATGCGGTAACCGGCCTGTTGCGCAACCAGCTTGGTTTTAAGGGCCTCACTTTTACGGATGCGCTGGAAATGAAAGGGGTTGCCAAATACTTTCCCGGCGGCACCATCGCCGTGGAAGCCCTCATCGCCGGAAATGATATGCTTTGCCTTCCGGAAAGCGTTGCCGGCACTATTAAGGCGGTAAACGAAGCCATCAAAAAGAAACGCCTGAACTGGAAAGAACTGGAAGCAAAGGTAAAACGCGTATTGCTTGCCAAATACAATCTGGGGCTGAATCATCTTGATCCTGTAAACACCGGTCATCTTACAGAAGACCTCAACGAAGCTACCAACTCGGTACGGGAAAAAATAGCCCGTCAGGCTTTAACCGTTGTTCGGCTCATTAACCCGGACGGATTCCGGAATGAATTCTTTGCCCGGCCGTTAGCGGGGAAAAAAATTGCCTATGTAGGTTTTAATGATGCCGGGTCTACCGCGTTGGCGCAGCGCCTGAAACAGGATCTGAATGCTGATATTTATTATATCCGGTACAAGGAAACTGCAGGACAGGGTGGCATGATTGTAAAAAAAGTGGTGGAAGGTAAATACGATGCGGTGATCCTGGGCTTTCATGATGTGGCATTACGAAAGGGCAGCAGCAATTTCGGCATTTCGCAAACGGCGCTTCAAAACTGGCAGCAGCTGAACCAAAAAAATGCGGTAACCGTTGTGTTTGGAAATCCCTTATCCCTTGGAAGCTTTTGTATGGCTAAATCACTGGTGGCCGCCTATGAAGACGATACCGTTTTCCAGAATGTAGCCGCAGACTGGCTGAGCTCCCGGTTCAATGCCGCCGGCACTTTACCTGTCACTGTTTGCAACTGGAAATATGGCACCGGTGTTATCCAGAAAGGAACCGATGTAAGTTATATGCAGCCCGTTAGCGATGCCCGTTTTGCATCAGTGGATTCGATTGCTGAAGAAGGCATTAAAAAAAAAGCCTATCCTGGCTGCGTGGTACTCGCCGCTAAAGACGGCGAAATCGTATATCATAAGGCCTTTGGCAACTATGCCTATGACTCTTTAGAACCTACTGCATTAAACAGCATTTTTGACCTGGCTTCCGTTACAAAAGTATCAGCCACCACGGTTTCTGTAATGAAGCTGTATGAAGAAGGCAAGATCAATCTGAAAAAAAAACTGGAAGATTATCTTCCCTGGACCAAAAAAACCAGTAAGGCTAAACTGACACTGGAAGACATAATCCTGCATCAGGCCGGGATGGTCCCTTTTATTCCATTTTATAAACAGACCCTGAACCCCGACGGAACCGTGCGACCGGACTTGTATCGCAGCACTGCAACAGAAGGCTTTACGACTCAGGTAGCCCGGAACCTTTATATCCGGAATGATTATAAAGACACCATTTGGAAAACAATCCTGGAAAGCCCCGTGGAAACGCCCGGGAAAAAATATGTTTACAGCGACAACGATTTCTGGTTCCTCGGGAAAATTGTAGAAGCCATTTCCGGGATGCCCCTGGAAACCTATGTACAAAAAACATTCTACGAACCGCTGCACATGGCCACCACCGGCTATCATCCGCTGGAGCGTTTCCCCTCAGATCGCATCGTGCCTACTGAAAGTGAAACCGGTTTTCGCAACCAGCTCATATGGGGTACCGTTCATGACGAAGGCGCTGCACTGGGCGGCGGTGTAGCCGGACATGCCGGCTTGTTTTCAGACGCCTATGACCTGGGCAAACTGTATCAGATGCTGTTGAATGGCGGCGAGCTGAATGGACAACGTTTTCTTAAATGGGAAACCATTCAGTATTTTACCGGTTATCACAGTGCCATCAGTCGCCGGGGATATGGATTTGACAAACCGGAAAAAGATCATGCCACCAGCAACGATCCTTACCCCAGCAGGTATGCCTCCCTCCAAACCTATGGCCATACCGGGTTTACCGGCACCTGTGTATGGGTCGATCCCAGATACAATATTGTATATATATTTCTTTCCAACAGGGTATACCCCACACGCAATAGCCCGGGCCTCGGCCGTTTAAGTATCCGCGGCCGTATACAGGATGCCCTCTATAAGGCACTGATCCCATCCCTCTAA
- a CDS encoding YicC/YloC family endoribonuclease yields MFKSMTGFGRAEKTIGNKTFLVDIKSLNGKQFDLSLRLPALLKSQEFNIRKTLAEGLSRGSVECSISLKDTGDAKPVTINTDLAKAYYHSLAELSRELNIDTSNILNALIKLPEVITPTSETLSDEDAAVFIELVKAAIADLNQHRANEGQILETELTGRIRNIEALQAEVEKLDPSRKEMIREGIVKLLEEKVGKENFDTNRLEQELIYYIEKIDITEELVRLKNHCVYFMQTVKEDSDIKGKKLSFILQEVGREINTTGSKAYHASIQKLVVMMKDELEKAKEQVLNVL; encoded by the coding sequence ATGTTCAAATCAATGACCGGCTTTGGCCGCGCTGAAAAAACGATTGGCAATAAAACCTTTCTTGTAGACATCAAATCGCTAAATGGTAAACAGTTCGACCTCTCTTTACGGCTGCCTGCATTACTGAAGTCGCAGGAGTTTAATATCCGCAAAACACTGGCGGAAGGATTGAGCCGGGGTAGTGTGGAATGCAGCATCAGCCTGAAGGATACCGGAGATGCCAAACCGGTAACCATTAACACTGATCTTGCGAAAGCATATTACCATTCCCTTGCCGAACTTTCGCGTGAATTGAATATTGATACTTCCAATATCCTGAATGCACTGATCAAACTTCCGGAGGTGATTACGCCAACCAGCGAAACGCTGTCTGATGAAGACGCTGCCGTTTTTATCGAACTGGTAAAGGCCGCCATCGCCGACCTGAACCAGCACCGCGCCAATGAAGGACAGATCCTGGAAACTGAGCTTACCGGGCGCATCCGGAACATTGAAGCACTGCAGGCCGAAGTAGAAAAACTGGACCCCTCCCGAAAAGAGATGATCCGGGAAGGTATTGTAAAACTGCTGGAGGAAAAAGTAGGGAAAGAAAATTTTGACACCAACCGGCTGGAGCAGGAGCTGATTTACTACATTGAAAAGATCGATATTACCGAAGAACTGGTGCGGTTAAAAAATCACTGCGTCTACTTTATGCAAACTGTTAAGGAAGATTCCGACATCAAGGGGAAAAAACTTTCCTTTATCCTGCAGGAGGTAGGACGGGAGATCAATACCACCGGTTCCAAAGCCTATCATGCTTCCATTCAAAAACTGGTGGTGATGATGAAGGACGAACTGGAGAAAGCAAAAGAACAGGTGCTGAACGTATTATAA
- a CDS encoding porin family protein, producing the protein MKQLVLYFAAFAAMTSLHAQEQNEKAVGIRISSHVDYATVAASYKFYISTPGAIELNAGFGRRNRYSTDDYHYWNTTGISLSGSYQHHFDITTVPGLKWFAGGGLLVFNSFSKQKYYDGFGAGIFADGGIDYRLSNTPLNLSADFRPVLHVAAPSGFGTLHAHTFGLAVRYLF; encoded by the coding sequence ATGAAACAACTCGTGCTCTACTTTGCTGCCTTCGCAGCCATGACTTCGCTTCATGCCCAGGAACAAAACGAAAAAGCCGTCGGTATCCGGATCAGTTCCCATGTGGATTATGCCACAGTAGCGGCCTCTTACAAATTTTATATTTCCACACCGGGTGCCATCGAACTCAATGCCGGGTTCGGACGGCGGAACCGCTATTCCACCGACGATTATCACTACTGGAACACAACCGGCATCAGTCTTTCTGGTTCTTATCAGCATCATTTTGATATTACTACCGTTCCGGGATTAAAATGGTTTGCTGGCGGCGGGCTGTTAGTGTTTAATTCTTTTTCAAAGCAAAAATACTATGACGGCTTTGGTGCCGGTATTTTTGCAGACGGTGGTATTGATTACCGGCTCAGCAATACACCACTCAATCTTTCCGCCGATTTCCGGCCGGTACTGCATGTTGCGGCCCCCTCCGGCTTCGGCACCCTGCATGCGCATACCTTTGGCCTGGCCGTAAGGTACCTGTTCTGA